One window of candidate division KSB1 bacterium genomic DNA carries:
- a CDS encoding Fic family protein has translation MRTFQTTHPWLKFEFDPSTFPAKLWLLLGECQSKCEHLAGVPLLPETASRINRYYLARGAKATTAIEGNTLTDEQVGLEIEGKLTLPPSQAYLITEVRNIARAYDDIFNQMFVGRSIPGSHFAGLKTDRICDFNRWILRDLPLAQHVIPGQIRTHAIAVGMYRGAPAEDCAYLLDRMTEWIASLSITDESPIVNGIVNALLVHLYIAWIHPFSDGNGRTARLVEYQILLQAGIPAPAVHLMSNHFNATRSEYYRQLEEASISGGDVIPFLEYAVTGFRDGLRDQLAYVREQQVDVMWRDLIFQRFGSSQATADRRRRDLMHDLTARGTPVSQKELTSISGRVAQAYAQVTPKTLARDLGVLKSERLVTVDVEGNLLPNKRIILSYLPPTLCP, from the coding sequence GTGCGGACATTTCAAACGACGCATCCGTGGCTCAAGTTTGAGTTTGATCCCTCTACATTTCCTGCCAAGTTGTGGCTGTTGCTCGGCGAGTGTCAGTCCAAATGTGAGCACTTGGCGGGTGTTCCGCTATTGCCGGAGACAGCCAGTAGGATCAATCGTTATTACCTTGCCCGCGGTGCCAAAGCGACGACAGCGATTGAGGGAAACACACTGACCGACGAACAAGTCGGACTTGAGATTGAAGGGAAGCTCACGCTCCCGCCGTCACAAGCTTACTTGATAACGGAAGTGCGCAACATTGCGAGAGCGTACGACGATATCTTCAACCAGATGTTCGTGGGACGATCAATTCCCGGAAGCCATTTCGCCGGACTGAAGACCGACCGAATTTGCGATTTCAACAGGTGGATCCTTCGGGACCTTCCCCTCGCCCAACACGTAATCCCCGGCCAAATCAGAACACACGCGATTGCGGTGGGAATGTATCGCGGCGCGCCCGCTGAAGACTGTGCATACCTGCTTGATCGAATGACCGAGTGGATAGCATCGCTTTCGATCACCGATGAATCCCCAATCGTGAACGGCATCGTCAACGCACTGTTGGTCCATCTCTACATCGCATGGATCCACCCCTTCTCCGATGGCAACGGCAGAACAGCGCGACTGGTCGAATATCAAATCCTGCTTCAAGCGGGCATCCCGGCGCCCGCAGTGCACTTGATGAGCAATCACTTTAACGCGACTCGATCTGAATACTACCGCCAGCTTGAGGAAGCCTCGATTTCCGGCGGCGACGTGATTCCCTTTCTTGAGTACGCGGTAACGGGATTTCGCGACGGGCTCAGAGATCAACTCGCGTACGTTCGCGAGCAGCAAGTTGACGTGATGTGGCGCGACCTGATCTTCCAGAGGTTCGGCTCGTCGCAGGCGACCGCCGACCGGCGTCGCCGAGATCTCATGCATGACCTGACGGCGCGGGGCACTCCGGTCAGTCAGAAGGAGCTTACCAGCATTTCCGGACGCGTTGCTCAGGCTTACGCGCAGGTGACACCGAAGACGCTGGCGCGGGATCTCGGCGTGCTGAAGTCTGAGCGGTTGGTAACCGTGGATGTCGAAGGCAACTTACTTCCCAATAAGCGTATCATCCTCTCCTACCTCCCGCCCACGCTGTGCCCATAG